A region from the Triticum urartu cultivar G1812 chromosome 1, Tu2.1, whole genome shotgun sequence genome encodes:
- the LOC125536706 gene encoding blue copper protein 1a-like, whose translation MASKQMLVAVFAVAFLLGLAVATEHLVGNDKGWTLNFNYTAWTETKQFVVGDTLVFKYGSPAHNLVEVGGPDFAACTQTAGAVVRTSGEDRLALDTAGRRWFFCGVGPHCKSGMKLKITVLDTAAPTPQPAPTNPAGKLQARIGETAAAVTVLAAAMLVL comes from the exons ATGGCGTCCAAGCAGATGCTTGTCGCCGTGTTCGCCGTGGCCTTCCTCCTGGGGCTCGCCGTCGCCACGGAGCACTTGGTCGGCAACGACAAGGGCTGGACCCTCAACTTCAACTACACGGCCTGGACCGAGACCAAGCAGTTCGTCGTCGGGGACACGCTAG TGTTCAAGTACGGGAGCCCCGCCCACAATCTGGTGGAGGTGGGCGGTCCAGACTTCGCCGCGTGCACCCAGACGGCCGGCGCCGTCGTTAGGACCTCCGGCGAGGACCGTCTCGCGCTCGACACGGCTGGACGCCGGTGGTTCTTCTGCGGCGTCGGCCCGCACTGCAAGAGCGGCATGAAGCTCAAGATCACCGTCCTCGACACCGCCGCGCCGACTCCCCAGCCTGCCCCGACCAACCCTGCTGGCAAGCTGCAGGCGCGCATTGGTGAGACGGCGGCCGCGGTCACCGTGCTCGCCGCGGCCATGCTCGTGCTCTAG